Part of the Bacillus sp. N1-1 genome, ATTGTTGCAGCTCTCGGCTGTTTCGCCTTTTCTTCTGTGTTTACGTTCTCTTTCTTTATTTCTTCAACGTCTTCTAGTCGCTCTTTCTCCTCAATGTTTGCTATCCGTCTTTCTCCGAGCTCGATTGAACTATCAACTAGATGATTGGCAATTGATTCAATCCTTCTAATTAGCCACAGCCAGTCTTTATTTTGATCATTGGAAACTCTCAGTTCAATTAATTGATTTTTAAGCTCTTCTATAACGTTCTCCGTTTGCTTTAAGTTTCCGACAATGTCATGACTTCGCAACACTTCCGCATCTCGAACTGATTCTACAAGCTTATACAGCAGCTTTCTAACTTCATTATGCTCTAGCGCGTGAAGTTCTTTCATTCTTTTAACTGCTGGATAAAGGGTTTCAATTAACATTTCTGCATCGAATACGTACATTCTTAATTGCTCTGTGTCTATACCTGGCCATACTTCTCCTGGATCTGTAGTTGTTAATTGACTGGATATGACCTGAGCATATTCATTTAACTTTTTGACATCACGTTTTAATAGAAGCGCCCTATAGCGATTTGGAGTAGGATCTGCAATCGCATCAAGAACAAGATCAAGCGTAAGGTTTGTTTGGATGTGGAAGGAGTTCATACTTCGACTAAGTTGTCTTTTCGGTTTGTTTTTGATAAGGATAAAGTGATAAAGATAAGAAAAACCGCCACCTACCAGTATCCCGATAATAAATCCAGGCAAATCAGGTGGCTGAAGATTTAAAAGGGTTGAAAAATAAATGGATAAAAAGGCGATCATAAAGATACCAAAATATCGAAAGCCATAATGCTGTAAATAGTAAGCAAAAAAGATAACTAGTAAAAACAATCCATCTGTCATAAAGGGGATCGAACTAAGATAAGTTCGCACAGTTAACCAGATCATACTTGAAATAACTAACAAAAACGCAGTGATTTTTTTCTTTTTATCTGTGTCATCATTCACAAGCAATAATGACAAAAGACTCACGACACCTGCAAGAATAGCCGGTGTAAAAGACATTTCAAGTAGTGCCGTCAACCATAGCATGAACATAACGGATGAAAAAACGCTAATTGTAATTCTCGCTGCTTGATGTAACCTTGTCCTGCCGGGGTCTGCAGCAGCTAAACGAGCCCACCAGCTTTTTATGATCGATTTTTTATTTTTAGTCAACATAAGTTAATCATATCGAAAATACATTCATTCTGCCAACTTTGTGTATCAAATTTTTACTTTTTTCTTCTTTTGGCTATTTGTCTTATCGCCTTTGAAGACTTGTTATGCCTCCTTTTTGATCATTAAGGAGCTTACTTTTTTTTACTACATTGCAATAGAAAAACCTTTGAAGAAAATTCTTCAAAGGTTTTTCGTTAAACTGTTTTTAAATCTTGATATTATCCCTTTTAAGTAGACATTCAAAAAAACCTCCATGATATGGTGGAGGAAAGAATGATGCTTGGAGGGGATTTTTTCTATGGCTAAAAAAGGGCAGAGGTTTGAGACGTATACAGACGAGTTTAAACAGAACGCCGTGATGAAATACATTAATGGTTCTCAAAGTTACAATGCTTTAGCGGAAGAATTAGGAATAAAAAATAGTACACAGCTGAAAGTCTGGGTGAGGAAGTGGAAAAACGGTGAGCCGTTTGATATTCGAAGTCGCAGTGAGGAAAATCCTATGCATGGTAGGCCACGCACAAACTTTAAAACAATTGAAGAAGAGAGAGATTACCTGAAAGCGCAGGTGGATTACTTAAAAAAGCAGTATCAAAATCTCGAAAAGGAGGGAAAATCACGCAAAAAATAAAGTATGAAACCGTGGAAGATTTAAGGAATAAAGCTCCTGTTACCTGGTTGTTAGAGATTGCTTCCCTCCAACCATCAAGCTATTACAAATGGAGATCTAGTAAAGTAAAGCGCGAAGAAAGGGCCAATCAAGATCATGACATCCAAATGCATATGATGGGGATTCATTTTCTTCATCCGGAAACAGGTTACCCTACTATGACGCGTTTATTGAAAGAAAGTGGTTACCACATCAACCACAAAAAGGTGTATCGATTGATGAGCGAGATGGGCATTCAATCGGTGATTCGTAAAAAGAGGAAAAGGCATGGATACACTCCGTCTGTGATCAATCCAAATAGGCTAAAACGAAACTTTAAAGCAAATGGAACGAATCAGAAAATGGTGACGGACATTACTTATGTATCAGATGGTAAACGATTTTATTACTTATCCGTGATTCAAGATTTATTCAACAATGAGATCGTAAGCTGGAAACTTTCTAAACGCAACGATTTAGCGCTTGTACTAGATACAGTTGCCCAATGGACAAAGAAAAAAGACGTAACGAAAGCCGTTCTCCATTCGGATCAAGGCTTTCAGTATACGTCTAAGGCATACAACACACGAATAGAAGAATACGGCGTTAAGGGCAGCCACTCTCGCAAAGGAAACTGCCTGGATAATGCCTGCATTGAGTCCTTCTTTTCGCATCTCAAAACAGAGAAGTTGTACATCAATCAGTGTAAAACAGAAAACGAGATCAGACAAGCAATCGAGGATTACATCTACCACTATAACTACAGACGTTTCCAGAAGAAATTAAAGCAACGCGCGCCGATTGAATATCGACACGCGTTGGCAGCGTAGTTTTTTTATACTGTCTACTTGACAGGGGTAAGACCATCTTTCTTCGCTTTTACTTTCTTTTCCGTAGTTTTCTGCTTTCTAGGAACTTCTTCATTAAAGGATTTAAGCATTCCCCAACACGTAAATAGAAGAATAATAGTTAGTGGAAAGGCACTCACAATAATCGCAGTTTGCATGCTCTCAAGGCCACCTGTCACCATTAAAACCACTGCAGAGGCAGATAAGATGAAGCCCCAGCTGAATTTCACGAAATTTGGAGGGTTTAAGCTTCCATTCGTCGTTTGCATACCTAAAACAAAGGTTGCGGAATCAGCAGAGGTGATAAAGAAGGTAGAGATTAACAATAGCGTTACTACGGTTAAAATGCTACCTAACGGAAGTTGCTCATATAAATAAAATAAACCGGTCTCAAGACTTTGACCTGCTATATCCGTTCCTTGTGTAAAGTCAAAGAAAATACCAGAGCCACCGAATATACCAAACCAAAATGCACAAACAACCGTAGGTACAACCGTAACAGCGATCATAAACTCTCTAATCGTACGTCCTTTTGAAACCCTAGCGATAAACGTTCCTACAAACGGTGACCAGGCAATCCACCATGCCCAGTAAAAGATCGTCCAGTTCTGAATCCATGATTCATTGTCCGCGTTCATCGGTGCTAATCTCATTCCCATCGCAAATATGTTTTGTACATATTCACCAAACGTGGTCACAAAAAGATCTAACACAAATTTAGTTGGACCTAGAATGACGAAAAGAATCAGAAGTACTACAGCAAGAGCCATATTGGCATTACTTAAATATTTGATTCCTTTTTTAATGCCTGTCCCAGCTGAAATTGTAAAGAGAACGGTAATAATAGCGATAATAATCAATTGTACTGTAAAGTTATTCGGGATATTAGTTAAGTAGCTCAACCCTCCATTGATTTGTTGAGCACCTAGTCCTAACGAAGCGGCTACACCAAATATTGTTGCAAAAACGGCTACGACATCAACCGTAATCCCGATCGGGCCTTTCACTTTATCCCCTATAAGCGGATAAAGAGTGGCACTCATTAATCCAGGCGCCCCTTTACGAAATTTGTAATACGCTAATGCTAAAGCAATCGTGGCGTAAATGGCCCATGCATGGAATCCCCAATGTAAATATGTATAACGAAGGGCAAGGTGTGCGGATTCAACCGTTCCTCCTTCACCATATGGCGGGGTAGAAAAGTGGGACATCGGTTCTGATACTCCAAAGAACAATAGCCCTATTCCCATCCCGGCGCTAAAGAGCATGGCAAACCAGGTGAGCCTACTGTATTCAGGCTTATCTGTATCCTTTCCTAACTTGATATGCCCGAACCTGCTAAAAATTAAATAAATAGCAAATACTAAAAAGAATGTTGCAGCAAGCTGATAAAACCATCCAAACTGATCCAAAAAGAAATTTTGAGATACCGTCATAACCTGGTCTAGATTGCCAGGAGAGATCACACCCCAACTGACAAAAGCAATTGCAATTGCAATGCCTATCCAAAAAACTTTTGTAACTTTGTGCATTCTGTCCACTCCTATTATTATTTATGTGGATCTAAAAATATTTCAAAATAATAACCACATGTTCTTAATAATAAGCATAACCAAGAATGTTTTCAAATTTTTATAAGAATTTAGTATAATATACCCCTTTCGCATTTACTACAAACAACTGTGTTCTTTCCACATATATTGCATTCTCATACTAATAATAACCAATATCCTTCATTATTTTTTTCTCTATAAAAAGCAGAGGCAATCGCCTCTGCTTTTTGGAATCTATAAACCTGAACTTAATACAACTTTTCCTTTAGGTGTTTCACTTTTACTATCCGGCTCGAGTGTGATCGCCACAGCATCCCAGTCGTGATCTCCCTCATATTCAACCTGGTAAGCTACTTCACCTTTACCTTCTTGATTTGGGGTAAAGAAACCGGCTCGATAAGGCTTGTCACCTTCAAGCAACCAAACCTGGTACACTTGATCACCTTCTGTTTTTGCCACGTCGTTAACCTCAACCACTAAATTCATTTTTCCATCTTCATTCATTAGAGCAGCAGATCCTGCCGATGCTTCTGCTTCAGAAGGCTGTAATTGAACCGCTTTGATCAAAGAGGAGATTTCTTCTGGCTGTGTGGTCTCATCTTCACCTTCATTTACGAATGTATAAATATTTCCTGCTAAAGAAAGAAATAGAGCTGCTGCTAAAGCTGGGGCTGCCCACTTTTTTTGTTTTGACTTTCTCTCTGTTTGAAGATTGGTTACGTTATTTTTTTGTTCAACTGAACGACTTTCATTTGCAATATCATTTGATTCAACCGTATCACTTTCAAAAACGCTTGCCAGAACGCGTTCTTTCATTCCGGCAGGCGGCTCTTCCGGGATGGAGAGATAAGGAAGGTCACCTGTCAATTCTTCCAGCTCCTTTAGCTCCTCTCTGCACTCTTCACATGATAAGAGATGAGTTTCGAACCGCTCTCTTTCTTCGTTTGATAAGGTTCCATTAAAATAGTCGAGCAGTTGTTCACAATTTGCTTTCATCTGAGACCCCTCCTTTCTCACCGAGACTGGTTTTTAAATGTTTTAACGCTAGCCGAATTCGGCCTTTCACAGTACCCAGCGGGAGGTCGAACTCTTCCGAAATTCTTTTATGGGTCATGCCTTTAAAATAAAACATCTCAATTATTTTCTTCTGATCACCTTTTAGTTTTGAAACGGCTGTGCGAAGTATCTGACCTCTTTCTTTCCACTCAACCTGGTCCTCCACTGATGCTTCATCGCTATGCAATGCATCACGTTCGTCTAATTCAAAGTTGGGCTCTTTCGACTGCTTACGTAAGAGATCAATAGCTGTATGTCTCGTCATGGTAAGTAGCCATGACGAAAACTTTCCTTTCTCTTCACTATATTGAGCCTTTCCTTTCCATAGCTTAATAAATACTTCTTGCATCACTTCTTCAGCAAGTCCTCCATCTTTTACAATTCGGTATGAGAAAGAATATAAAAGTTTTTCATATCGATCGTAAAGAGACGAGAGAGCTTTTTTATCCTTTGCCTGAACCTGATTATACAGCTCGGCATCGTTAAGTTCTCTCATATCATTCTCCTTTTCATTAAAACTAACGCTAGCCTGAAGAGGCAGAAAAGCTTATGTATAGCTAACGTTACTTAGTCTACTTTAGATGTGTTCTTCCTGAAAAAATTTCTTAGAACCGCATGAGACCGCTTGTTAAATCAACAAAAAAACGGTTAGACTGTCTCCTTTAAAAAAGCCTTCCTATGGAAGGCTCACGCTTCTTCAAATAACCCAAGTGAAAGGAATGCAGCGTTAACGGCTGATGAATGACCACCTTTAACATCCAATTCGAGCGTCTGATCAGGTTGTAAAGAAAGCGCTAGGACACCAAGAAGACTTTTGGCATCAACTACCCAATGTTCTTTTTTCAATAAGATCGTTTCCTCAAAACGGCTTGCAGTATTCACAAGTTGACTGGCAGTTTCAGCAAAAACTGGTTTTAACACTTTTAACTTCATCTCCGCTCTCCTCCCATTTACTCGTAATTCTTTATCTAATTCGAATTATAACATAACTGTCTGTGTCCATAATCTTTATAGCTTTTTTAGAGTGCTATTTCGTGATCAATCTACCTGCTTTTTCATCTACGAAACTTTTCACTTGAAGCTTGTTCCTGTATGATAGGAATGATTAGATAAAAAAGAGGTGACGTAAGATGGCTAATAAAGTAGCACTTATAACAGGAGGCACACGTGGCATTGGTAAAGCAATTGCTCGAAAATTCGCTTCTGAAGGATACAATCTTGTACTTAACTTTATGAGAAAGAAAAAAGATGCTGAACAAACGAAGCAAGAATTAGAACAAGAATACGGCATTACTGTACATATTGTTAAAGCCAATGTTGGTGAGGTGAAGCAAATTTCTGCTCTCTTTCATGAAACAGAAGAAACATTTGGCCGACTAGATGTTTTCGTTAATAATGCGGCATCAGGTGTATTAAGACCGCTTATGGAGATTGAAGAAAGCCATTGGGACTGGACACAAAACATCAATGCAAAAGCTTATTTATTTGCTGCACAAGAAGCAGCTAAAATAATGGAGAAGAATGGTGGAGGAGCGATTGTAGCCCTTTCAAGTCTTGGGTCCATTCGAGCACTTCCTAACTATGTTGCCGTTGGTGTATCAAAGGCATCCGTTGAAGCAATCACACGATACTTAGCGGTTGAGCTATCACCAAAAGGGATTGTCGTGAATGCTGTGTCGGGTGGAGCTGTTGATACAGACGCACTGAAACACTTCCCGAATCGAGAAGAATTACTAGATTCCGCGAAGAAAAGAAATCCTGCAGGACGCCTTGTCGAACCAACAGACATGGCCGATACTACTTACTTTTTAACAACCCCAGAAGCAAGCATGATTCGTGGCCAAACCATTATTGTGGATGGTGGACTATCCTTACTTGGTGAATAATTATGTAGAAAGACAGCGGACGTTCCGCTGTCTTTTTACTATTATGTACATTCGCTATATAGCTACATTTTTACGAGTACCAGTTACATAAAATCGAAAAAGTAACGAATCACATGAAAGAAAACAGGCGAAGTATAGGCAAGGCTGTCTACCCTACTCAAATAACTCTCGTCTAAAGCTTTCGACTTTTTGCTATCTCCAAGTAACAGGTCGCGTTTCAAAACTGAGATGGTTAAACTTCCAAGAAAACCAGCAACGCTAATTAAAATCCCTGAGAAAACACCAAACAAGGAATCAAATGGTGTTAAATATGGAAATAGTGTATAAGCAAACGCAGTTGTTGCTATTAATGAACAGAAAAAACCTTCTAACGTGATGTAAGGATTTGAAGAAGGTACAACTTTCCTCTTTCCTGCATATAGCGATACGACATAATGAACCACATCATTTACTTGAGTTAAAAGAACTAGGAACAAAACAAGGTTTGCACCATAATCAGGAGAAGCAATCTGAAAATAAGCTAGATGACTTAAACCAAAAACCATCAGCATTAAGCCCCATTGCGTCGAACTTACTGATCTCAAAAATCCGAGCGTACCCTTCCCAACAATACGAGGCAGTGGAAGTAATAAGAAAACGTATACGGGAATAAAAACGATGAACATGCCATACCAATCGATGAATATCCAGTAGAATTGGATAGGCACCGCCACATATGACCATAAAAAAATTCTTCGATCAGCTTTTCTTGTTTTCATCAGGGAGAAGTATTCTTTCAGCGCAAAGAAACTTAGAACCATTAACGAAAACAGAGAAACGATTGGATTAAATAATGTGGCCAAACAAAAGACTCCATACATCCCCCACCATGTTTTCACTTTTATTATAAGCCCCGTAAAATCCTTATTAGGTTGCTTTTTTCTCACAATAACAAAAATCGTCTGTGCAGATAGTAAAGCAAATAATATAACGGTCAGTGTCCATACTGTACTTTCCAGAAAGGCACCTCCTTACCATGATTGAAATGTTATGTATAATGAAGGAAAACGTCAAAATAATGAGGAGTCGATTATGACTCAAAAAGTATACATTTTACTTTCTGATACAGGAACTCTCTTTACAAAATCGATCAAAAAATATACCAAAGCTCCATATAATCATGCCTCTCTTGCATTCGATGATCAATTGCATGATATGTATAGCTTTGGAAGAAAAAAACCGAGTAACCCTCTAAACGGTGGATTTGTAAAGGAAAATGTCCTCACAGGAACATACCGCCGATACCCAAACACAACATGTGTGATCTACGAATTAAATGTTTCCGAACGTGATGTGATTAAAATGAAGCGGTTACTAACAATCTTCATTAAAAATAAACAACGGTTTCTTTACAACATTCTTGGTGTTCTCGGTGTCTCAATGAATGAACCTATTGAGTTTAGTAATTCTTACTTCTGTTCGCAGTTCGTAGCTGAAGTCCTTCATCGTTCAGGCATTGAACTTTGGGATAAGCTTCCAGCACTTGTTACACCTGACGATTTTCGAAAATGCGAACGACTCTCCCTCATTTACGAAGGAAAACTATTTGATTATGAACCTATTAAAAAGCAATTATTGAAGTAATCTCATTCTTATCACTTTCCTTATATGGGTGATTTTTACACAAACACTTATTAATAAGGACAGATTCGGTTAGAATCTGTCCTCGTTTGGAACGTATATTACGATGTGAACGTTTCTGTTAAAACAGGTACAATTTGTTTTTTACGAGAAACAACACCTTCAAGTACTGCCAGGTTTTCGATTAACGTTACGTTAAACGCCTTTTCTACTTGTCCAGCTTGCTTTCCTAATGCAAGCGCTGTGGAGTTGTTTGTCAAAATGTCCGTTACTACAAGAAGGAATAGATCGAGGTCTTTTGCTTCAATCGTTCTTCTCATCTCTTCTTCGACCACGTCCTGACGTGCAAGGACATCGAGAGTATCAACAACGTTTACCTGAGCTACTTCAACCTTAGCAGTTCCCATTCCAAATTCTTTTGCATCGAGTGAAATGAGTTCTGCTGGCGTTTTGCTGCTCATATCTGCCCCAGCTTTAAGCATTTCAAGACCGTAAGTTTCTGCATCAACGCCTGCAATTCCTGCCAGCTCACGAGCTGCAGCGATATCTTCCTCCGTACATGTTGGTGATTTAAAAAGAAGAGAGTCAGAGATAATCGCAGAAAGCATCAGGCCCGCTATATTTTTATCAATCTGAATGTTGTTTTCTTTATATAGCTTGTTAAGAATTGTCGCCGTACAACCAACCGGTTCTGCGCGATAATAAACAGGATCAGCTGTCTCAAAGTTTGCGATGCGGTGATGATCAACTACTTCTAAAATTCGTACGCTTTCGATGTCTTCAGCACTTTGTTGACGTTCATTATGGTCAACAAGAATAACCGCACTCGCTTCGTTAGAAACCGTTTGAACCATACGAGGAGCTTCAACATTGAATTGATCTAATGCATACTGTGTTTCACCATTAACTGCACCAAGACGGACAGGCTCTACATCCATACCTAGTTTACTTTTTAAGTCTGCATAAACAAGTGCAGAAGTGATCGTATCTGTGTCAGGATTTTTATGTCCAAAAATCAATACTTTTTCCATTGTTCGACTCCTTTTGAATGAAAAGATTTATGTACTCAATACATATTGTAAAGATCTCTTCCTATAAACTCAATATTATTTCATATTATTCTAACAAGAAAAGTAAGGAAACGGATTCCCACATAGGAGAATCCGTTCTTACCTTATAAAGAATCAATCGCTTTACTAATCTCAT contains:
- a CDS encoding BCCT family transporter, translating into MHKVTKVFWIGIAIAIAFVSWGVISPGNLDQVMTVSQNFFLDQFGWFYQLAATFFLVFAIYLIFSRFGHIKLGKDTDKPEYSRLTWFAMLFSAGMGIGLLFFGVSEPMSHFSTPPYGEGGTVESAHLALRYTYLHWGFHAWAIYATIALALAYYKFRKGAPGLMSATLYPLIGDKVKGPIGITVDVVAVFATIFGVAASLGLGAQQINGGLSYLTNIPNNFTVQLIIIAIITVLFTISAGTGIKKGIKYLSNANMALAVVLLILFVILGPTKFVLDLFVTTFGEYVQNIFAMGMRLAPMNADNESWIQNWTIFYWAWWIAWSPFVGTFIARVSKGRTIREFMIAVTVVPTVVCAFWFGIFGGSGIFFDFTQGTDIAGQSLETGLFYLYEQLPLGSILTVVTLLLISTFFITSADSATFVLGMQTTNGSLNPPNFVKFSWGFILSASAVVLMVTGGLESMQTAIIVSAFPLTIILLFTCWGMLKSFNEEVPRKQKTTEKKVKAKKDGLTPVK
- a CDS encoding anti-sigma factor, which produces MKANCEQLLDYFNGTLSNEERERFETHLLSCEECREELKELEELTGDLPYLSIPEEPPAGMKERVLASVFESDTVESNDIANESRSVEQKNNVTNLQTERKSKQKKWAAPALAAALFLSLAGNIYTFVNEGEDETTQPEEISSLIKAVQLQPSEAEASAGSAALMNEDGKMNLVVEVNDVAKTEGDQVYQVWLLEGDKPYRAGFFTPNQEGKGEVAYQVEYEGDHDWDAVAITLEPDSKSETPKGKVVLSSGL
- a CDS encoding IS3 family transposase (programmed frameshift), coding for MAKKGQRFETYTDEFKQNAVMKYINGSQSYNALAEELGIKNSTQLKVWVRKWKNGEPFDIRSRSEENPMHGRPRTNFKTIEEERDYLKAQVDYLKKQLSKSRKGGKITQKIKYETVEDLRNKAPVTWLLEIASLQPSSYYKWRSSKVKREERANQDHDIQMHMMGIHFLHPETGYPTMTRLLKESGYHINHKKVYRLMSEMGIQSVIRKKRKRHGYTPSVINPNRLKRNFKANGTNQKMVTDITYVSDGKRFYYLSVIQDLFNNEIVSWKLSKRNDLALVLDTVAQWTKKKDVTKAVLHSDQGFQYTSKAYNTRIEEYGVKGSHSRKGNCLDNACIESFFSHLKTEKLYINQCKTENEIRQAIEDYIYHYNYRRFQKKLKQRAPIEYRHALAA
- a CDS encoding HPr family phosphocarrier protein, whose protein sequence is MKLKVLKPVFAETASQLVNTASRFEETILLKKEHWVVDAKSLLGVLALSLQPDQTLELDVKGGHSSAVNAAFLSLGLFEEA
- a CDS encoding FUSC family protein, with product MTKNKKSIIKSWWARLAAADPGRTRLHQAARITISVFSSVMFMLWLTALLEMSFTPAILAGVVSLLSLLLVNDDTDKKKKITAFLLVISSMIWLTVRTYLSSIPFMTDGLFLLVIFFAYYLQHYGFRYFGIFMIAFLSIYFSTLLNLQPPDLPGFIIGILVGGGFSYLYHFILIKNKPKRQLSRSMNSFHIQTNLTLDLVLDAIADPTPNRYRALLLKRDVKKLNEYAQVISSQLTTTDPGEVWPGIDTEQLRMYVFDAEMLIETLYPAVKRMKELHALEHNEVRKLLYKLVESVRDAEVLRSHDIVGNLKQTENVIEELKNQLIELRVSNDQNKDWLWLIRRIESIANHLVDSSIELGERRIANIEEKERLEDVEEIKKENVNTEEKAKQPRAATIKALQAIVAGAVAIFLGYFLSPAHQYWVLLSAFVVLLGTDTVGMTLQKAFQRSLGTIFGAIAGFGLAHLLAGQVIFELIALFCCIFMAFYLLSISYAMMMFWMTMLIAIMYDFILGGITEQILMARVFDTLAGAFIGFLAAAIIYPKSTRDKVANTAEDFLTKLSTYVTDYLESFTDGKKHYDFTNQAFGIDEQMRKIAEDARPLRNRPAILARSGIERWLTVLTAINYFAKHLLASTNRNSRSTIVKGSEKTLQLVKEVMKHNILTLLKLLKGETGLIMYNLNKEREHIEGLSENIAQEDQEVKKFVNDLYYIWRINQSLLLLGKELGVSKKREAASYDFHKNTPER
- a CDS encoding manganese-dependent inorganic pyrophosphatase; this encodes MEKVLIFGHKNPDTDTITSALVYADLKSKLGMDVEPVRLGAVNGETQYALDQFNVEAPRMVQTVSNEASAVILVDHNERQQSAEDIESVRILEVVDHHRIANFETADPVYYRAEPVGCTATILNKLYKENNIQIDKNIAGLMLSAIISDSLLFKSPTCTEEDIAAARELAGIAGVDAETYGLEMLKAGADMSSKTPAELISLDAKEFGMGTAKVEVAQVNVVDTLDVLARQDVVEEEMRRTIEAKDLDLFLLVVTDILTNNSTALALGKQAGQVEKAFNVTLIENLAVLEGVVSRKKQIVPVLTETFTS
- a CDS encoding sigma-70 family RNA polymerase sigma factor — translated: MRELNDAELYNQVQAKDKKALSSLYDRYEKLLYSFSYRIVKDGGLAEEVMQEVFIKLWKGKAQYSEEKGKFSSWLLTMTRHTAIDLLRKQSKEPNFELDERDALHSDEASVEDQVEWKERGQILRTAVSKLKGDQKKIIEMFYFKGMTHKRISEEFDLPLGTVKGRIRLALKHLKTSLGEKGGVSDESKL
- a CDS encoding phosphatidate cytidylyltransferase, which codes for MESTVWTLTVILFALLSAQTIFVIVRKKQPNKDFTGLIIKVKTWWGMYGVFCLATLFNPIVSLFSLMVLSFFALKEYFSLMKTRKADRRIFLWSYVAVPIQFYWIFIDWYGMFIVFIPVYVFLLLPLPRIVGKGTLGFLRSVSSTQWGLMLMVFGLSHLAYFQIASPDYGANLVLFLVLLTQVNDVVHYVVSLYAGKRKVVPSSNPYITLEGFFCSLIATTAFAYTLFPYLTPFDSLFGVFSGILISVAGFLGSLTISVLKRDLLLGDSKKSKALDESYLSRVDSLAYTSPVFFHVIRYFFDFM
- the fabL gene encoding enoyl-[acyl-carrier-protein] reductase FabL, which codes for MANKVALITGGTRGIGKAIARKFASEGYNLVLNFMRKKKDAEQTKQELEQEYGITVHIVKANVGEVKQISALFHETEETFGRLDVFVNNAASGVLRPLMEIEESHWDWTQNINAKAYLFAAQEAAKIMEKNGGGAIVALSSLGSIRALPNYVAVGVSKASVEAITRYLAVELSPKGIVVNAVSGGAVDTDALKHFPNREELLDSAKKRNPAGRLVEPTDMADTTYFLTTPEASMIRGQTIIVDGGLSLLGE